The genomic DNA CATTTGAAGATGACCGGCCGGGTGGTGCACGGGCCGAAGCGCGTCGCGGAGAAGCACGATCGGATTCTGTTCTTTTTGAGCGACGGGTCGCTTCTGTCCTTCGCGGACATGCGCAAGTTCGGCTATGTGCGCTGCTTTCCGGCGGGCGAGTTGGAGCGTTGGGATTTCCTGCTCAAGGTCGGGCCGGAGCCGCTTGAGACCGCGCCCGAGGTCCTGGCCGAACGGGTGGTGAAACGGAACTGCGCCATCAAGGCGTTGTTGCTGAATCAGTCGGTCGTGGCCGGTGTCGGGAATATTTATGCGGACGAGTCCCTGTTTCGGGCGGGCATCCATCCCGAGACCAGGGGCAGCCGGGTGGGACGCGCCAGGGCGGTGCGGCTGTTCACCGAGTTGCAGGCCGTGCTTCGGCAGGCCATAGCCGAGAACGGCAGCTCCATTTCGGATTACGTGAACGCGCACGGCGACGCCGGGGCGTTTCAGAACAGCTTCAACGTTTACGGCCGCAAGGGCCATCCGTGCAAACAGTGCGGCGGGACGTTGCAGGCGACGACCGTGGCGGGCCGGACTTCGACCTTCTGCCCGGCCTGTCAGCGGCGGCGATGAGGCCGGGCCGATCGCGAGGCGAATGGAAGCCGGGGAGCGAAGACAGGATCGGGGTCGTGTGCATAACCGTGTTCCCAATTTCGACTGAAAGCATTATTTTCTGAATTTTATTTAGAGATTACCCTGTGCAAAAGAACGAACAGCGACGAACCGCTACGGGACGGTGGACCAAGTGAGCGATCACGGCAGGCGCATAGCGCGGAACGCGGCGGTG from Pseudodesulfovibrio thermohalotolerans includes the following:
- the mutM gene encoding bifunctional DNA-formamidopyrimidine glycosylase/DNA-(apurinic or apyrimidinic site) lyase, with protein sequence MPELPEVEVIARGLNADVAGLRIESVEVPGLTRLSEPAETLVPKVVGREIERVRRRAKVLLADLDDGSTLAFHLKMTGRVVHGPKRVAEKHDRILFFLSDGSLLSFADMRKFGYVRCFPAGELERWDFLLKVGPEPLETAPEVLAERVVKRNCAIKALLLNQSVVAGVGNIYADESLFRAGIHPETRGSRVGRARAVRLFTELQAVLRQAIAENGSSISDYVNAHGDAGAFQNSFNVYGRKGHPCKQCGGTLQATTVAGRTSTFCPACQRRR